One part of the Olleya sp. YS genome encodes these proteins:
- a CDS encoding DUF4163 domain-containing protein: MFNTLSQPKPILLIVVTCFFMMVSCQKKATLTFSETLMTKDKETLVEVIIPKANGTSRIAKNINNTLAGFTCDILNIDSAKSKKGTIEASIEAFNEAYNNFNKTLANEFDTVLPRWEAFIDGEVSYQNETLVSIAMNGNINTGSPSSTLKTKFFNFDLADGKSLSTEDMVNDMNAFKALVKKYYDKELLTTYTSLNDNANTFKLPETIGFNEDGIIIIYNKDAFGQLNQNIIEFTLPFAVVDPYLNY; this comes from the coding sequence ATGTTTAACACCTTATCTCAACCTAAACCAATACTATTAATAGTAGTTACTTGTTTTTTTATGATGGTCTCTTGTCAAAAAAAAGCAACATTAACTTTTTCTGAAACACTAATGACTAAGGATAAAGAAACTTTAGTTGAAGTGATTATCCCTAAAGCAAACGGTACGTCTAGAATAGCCAAAAACATCAATAATACACTAGCAGGTTTTACTTGCGATATACTAAATATTGATAGTGCAAAAAGTAAAAAAGGAACTATAGAAGCTAGTATTGAAGCTTTTAATGAGGCTTATAATAATTTTAATAAAACTCTGGCAAACGAATTTGATACTGTTTTACCACGTTGGGAAGCGTTTATTGATGGAGAAGTTTCTTATCAAAATGAAACCCTAGTGAGTATAGCAATGAATGGTAATATTAATACAGGATCACCTAGTAGCACATTAAAAACAAAGTTTTTTAATTTTGATTTAGCAGACGGTAAGTCTTTATCTACAGAAGATATGGTTAACGATATGAATGCTTTTAAAGCTTTAGTTAAAAAGTATTACGACAAAGAATTACTAACAACCTATACCAGTCTAAATGACAATGCTAATACCTTTAAATTACCCGAAACTATTGGGTTTAATGAAGACGGTATTATCATTATTTATAATAAAGATGCGTTTGGACAATTAAATCAAAATATTATTGAGTTTACACTTCCATTTGCTGTAGTAGACCCTTATTTAAACTACTAA
- a CDS encoding glutamate dehydrogenase yields MLNPKQLTLAILIFLSASTAYSQLGFSHEIGIITGPVAFKSDYGERFDYETNAGNSGIGIGLVHYINFAYQADCNCYTTDNYFNDHFKLRSEISWNKTKLDHLGQFVDPSQTSADADRLRAHSGEANNLDIGMQLEYFPLSIRSFQAFGYKFAPFISLGAHYVSFNPKVSTSYLGEGDPGNINNLNNFYNPWYVNDPTNLPVPIDVSGGSTWSIVSSIGVRYKLTVVSDLMLDLRGQYYFSDWVDGLNHKLEDYNKYNDWLVWLNVGYIYYLD; encoded by the coding sequence ATGCTTAACCCTAAACAATTAACTCTAGCAATACTTATTTTTTTAAGTGCTAGTACTGCATATTCTCAATTGGGTTTTTCTCATGAAATTGGAATTATTACTGGACCTGTAGCTTTTAAATCTGATTATGGAGAGCGTTTTGATTATGAAACAAATGCAGGGAATTCTGGGATTGGTATTGGTTTAGTACACTATATCAATTTCGCGTATCAAGCAGATTGTAACTGTTATACTACCGATAACTATTTTAACGATCACTTTAAATTACGTTCTGAGATTTCTTGGAATAAAACTAAATTAGATCATTTAGGTCAGTTTGTAGATCCTTCTCAAACTAGTGCAGATGCCGATAGACTTAGAGCACACTCTGGTGAAGCAAACAATTTAGATATAGGAATGCAATTAGAGTATTTTCCACTAAGTATTAGATCTTTTCAAGCTTTTGGCTATAAGTTTGCACCTTTTATTAGTTTAGGAGCACACTATGTGTCTTTTAACCCAAAAGTAAGCACTTCTTATCTTGGAGAAGGTGATCCTGGAAATATAAATAACTTAAACAATTTCTATAATCCTTGGTATGTCAATGATCCAACTAACTTACCTGTACCTATTGATGTTAGTGGCGGAAGTACTTGGTCTATTGTATCTAGTATTGGAGTTAGATACAAATTAACGGTTGTATCGGATTTAATGTTAGATTTAAGAGGCCAATATTATTTTAGCGATTGGGTTGATGGCTTAAACCATAAATTAGAAGACTACAACAAGTATAACGATTGGTTAGTTTGGCTAAATGTGGGTTACATTTATTACTTAGATTAA
- a CDS encoding DinB family protein: MDFAFDTTIKNRTLLKHFLETFTLEQLNKVPEGYSNNIFWNVAHTVVTQQLLVYKLSGLPMIISDDLVETYRKGTKVERDVTQAEVDLVKGLLFSTIEKTKEDYNNRLFQTYHEYTVTTKSTLTNVDEAIAFNNFHEGIHLGYILALKKNI; this comes from the coding sequence ATGGATTTTGCATTTGATACTACTATTAAAAACAGAACGCTATTAAAACATTTTTTAGAAACGTTTACTTTGGAACAATTAAATAAAGTTCCTGAAGGTTATAGCAATAATATTTTTTGGAATGTGGCACACACAGTTGTTACACAACAATTATTAGTGTATAAATTGTCAGGTTTACCAATGATAATTAGTGACGATTTGGTTGAGACTTACAGAAAAGGCACAAAAGTAGAACGTGATGTGACACAAGCTGAAGTAGATTTGGTAAAGGGCTTATTGTTTTCTACAATTGAAAAAACTAAAGAAGATTACAATAACAGGTTGTTTCAAACTTATCATGAATATACTGTGACTACTAAAAGTACATTAACTAATGTTGATGAAGCCATAGCGTTTAATAATTTTCATGAAGGAATCCACTTAGGTTATATTTTAGCCTTAAAGAAAAATATTTAG
- a CDS encoding MBOAT family O-acyltransferase produces MVLLLLLSAIVDFSAGLVIQRGYKKVGLYLSILFNLGILCYFKYSYFIASNFTNLSDVLGVNIDYSSKFINIALPIGISFFTFQTMSYTIDVYRGKVQANKNFIDFACYVTLFPQLIAGPIVRYAEIETELQHKNISLDRFYDGCRRFIIGLSKKMLIANNCAFFADAAFSLPNNELSMLVAWVGIICYALQIYFDFSGYSDMAIGLGLMFGFTFPENFNYPYIAKSIREFWKRWHITLSNWFKDYLYIPLGGNRQGATKTYINLIIVFSLTGLWHGASWTFLIWGLWHGLFLIIERLGFDAILKKYNVLSYFYTLLVVLIGWVFFRSDTISQATNFILKLFDFKTQTNYEFFDFYFTKEVIIALIIGVCLATPLYKYILDYFNVKSKQSTTYKSYLVINSLSLLLLFWTCYYYIATNAYNPFIYFKF; encoded by the coding sequence ATGGTGTTATTATTACTTCTCTCTGCCATAGTCGATTTTAGTGCGGGTTTAGTAATACAAAGAGGGTATAAAAAAGTAGGTTTGTACCTCTCCATACTTTTCAACTTAGGAATTTTGTGTTACTTTAAATACTCTTATTTTATAGCTTCTAACTTTACTAATTTATCTGATGTCTTAGGGGTTAACATAGATTATTCCTCTAAATTCATTAACATTGCATTGCCTATTGGCATTAGTTTTTTCACTTTTCAGACCATGTCGTACACTATAGATGTGTATCGAGGTAAAGTACAAGCAAACAAAAATTTTATAGACTTTGCTTGCTATGTGACCCTATTCCCTCAATTAATTGCAGGACCTATAGTTAGGTATGCAGAAATAGAAACAGAATTACAACACAAAAACATCAGTTTAGACAGGTTTTATGATGGTTGCAGGCGTTTTATTATAGGCTTATCTAAAAAAATGCTTATCGCTAACAATTGTGCGTTTTTTGCAGATGCAGCTTTTAGTTTACCTAACAACGAATTGTCTATGTTAGTGGCTTGGGTAGGAATAATTTGCTATGCACTTCAAATATATTTTGACTTTTCTGGATATTCTGATATGGCTATTGGCTTGGGCTTGATGTTTGGTTTTACATTTCCTGAAAATTTTAATTACCCATACATTGCAAAATCAATAAGAGAATTTTGGAAACGCTGGCATATAACTCTATCTAATTGGTTTAAGGATTATCTATATATTCCTTTGGGAGGTAATAGACAAGGAGCTACTAAAACTTATATTAACTTAATAATAGTTTTTAGCTTAACAGGACTTTGGCATGGAGCCAGTTGGACCTTTTTAATTTGGGGATTATGGCATGGTCTATTTTTAATAATAGAGCGCTTAGGCTTTGATGCAATATTAAAAAAGTACAATGTACTCTCATATTTTTATACACTTTTAGTTGTACTAATTGGTTGGGTATTTTTTAGAAGTGATACGATATCTCAAGCCACAAATTTTATATTAAAATTATTTGATTTTAAGACACAAACTAATTACGAATTTTTCGATTTCTATTTTACTAAAGAAGTGATAATTGCATTAATTATTGGTGTGTGTTTAGCAACTCCTTTATATAAATATATCTTAGATTATTTTAATGTAAAATCTAAGCAATCCACTACCTATAAATCATATTTAGTAATCAACTCATTAAGTTTACTACTCTTGTTTTGGACCTGTTATTATTATATTGCTACCAATGCCTACAACCCTTTTATCTATTTTAAATTTTAA
- a CDS encoding DHHW family protein, whose protein sequence is MKAKDWSYKLFIIVFLTLLIIPNIVLLFGLEQGFTNNENIEFETPPEFDLSQPNTTLKNYKSYYLGNYGLKKTLVNQYVSFKSEILKENPLPDKVVVGNQGWYFLGNAHKKVLNNTFNTTHDKIQIVQVVKNLKKLSEYLREKNILFYVAVAPNKHSIYKENLPYKLNQNATFYEELIEALKDNNINYINLHKVLLEKKKEEKIYYKTDTHWNNLGAFYAYQDVINTIGKELSVKPLSLNDYIINTSLKPVNHLSKMINVYTKEQVVNLTLKKSVSIDTLSIRFDDLIFSNQQQQFKLLMSRDSFSDAWIGFFNESFNQTRYIKNYNPITTQLIEQYKPDVVIYEIVERNLPNLVKPILLKNP, encoded by the coding sequence ATGAAAGCTAAAGATTGGTCATATAAGTTGTTTATAATAGTGTTTTTAACACTACTAATTATACCAAATATTGTGTTGTTGTTTGGATTAGAACAAGGTTTTACTAATAATGAAAATATTGAGTTTGAAACTCCTCCAGAATTTGATCTTTCTCAACCTAATACGACTTTAAAAAACTACAAAAGTTATTATTTGGGCAACTATGGTTTGAAAAAAACATTGGTCAATCAATATGTGAGTTTTAAATCTGAAATCTTGAAAGAAAATCCTCTTCCTGATAAAGTCGTTGTAGGAAATCAAGGATGGTATTTTTTAGGGAATGCTCACAAAAAAGTTTTAAATAACACATTTAATACTACGCACGATAAAATTCAAATTGTACAGGTTGTTAAAAATTTAAAAAAACTTTCGGAGTATTTACGTGAGAAAAATATTCTTTTTTATGTAGCAGTTGCTCCAAATAAACACAGCATCTATAAAGAAAATTTACCCTATAAACTTAATCAAAACGCTACCTTTTATGAAGAACTTATAGAAGCATTAAAAGACAATAATATTAATTATATTAATCTTCATAAAGTGTTATTAGAGAAGAAAAAAGAAGAAAAAATATATTACAAGACTGATACCCACTGGAATAACTTAGGAGCTTTTTATGCGTATCAAGACGTTATAAATACCATAGGAAAAGAATTAAGCGTTAAACCCTTATCGCTAAATGATTATATTATTAACACCTCATTGAAGCCTGTAAACCATTTATCTAAAATGATAAATGTTTATACTAAAGAGCAGGTCGTAAATTTAACTTTAAAAAAATCTGTTTCTATAGATACATTATCAATTAGATTTGATGACTTAATATTTAGCAACCAACAACAGCAATTTAAACTATTAATGAGTCGAGACTCATTTTCAGATGCATGGATAGGTTTTTTTAATGAAAGTTTCAACCAAACAAGGTATATTAAAAACTATAATCCAATCACAACACAACTAATAGAACAATACAAACCAGACGTGGTAATTTATGAAATTGTGGAACGAAACCTTCCTAATTTAGTAAAACCCATATTACTAAAAAACCCTTAA
- a CDS encoding cystathionine gamma-synthase encodes MKFNTKTIHGGQKHDPAYGAVMPPIYQTSTYAQSTPGGHKGFEYSRTHNPTRQALENALASLENGTFGLAFGSGLAAIDAVIKLLKPGDEVISTNDLYGGSYRLFTKIFEDFGIKFHFIGMQNAANIENYINANTKLIWVETPTNPMMNIIDIITTSKIAKQHKVLLAVDNTFATPYLQQPLELGADIVMHSATKYLGGHSDLVMGALIVKDKMLADKLYFIQNASGAICGPQDAFLALRGIKTLHVRMQRHCENGKAVAEYLAAHPKTENVYWPGFETHPNHDIAKGQMKGFGGMISFVTKGNNYEDAIQIVENLKVFTLAESLGGVESLCGHPASMTHASIPKQERENIGVVDSLIRLSVGIEDVEDLINDLKQAIG; translated from the coding sequence ATGAAATTTAATACCAAAACCATACATGGTGGTCAAAAACACGATCCAGCTTATGGAGCTGTAATGCCTCCAATATATCAAACGTCTACTTACGCGCAATCTACACCTGGTGGTCATAAAGGGTTTGAGTATTCAAGAACACATAATCCAACGCGTCAGGCTTTAGAAAACGCTTTGGCAAGTTTAGAAAACGGAACTTTTGGTTTAGCATTTGGGTCTGGATTAGCTGCTATTGATGCTGTAATAAAGCTTTTAAAACCTGGTGATGAGGTGATTTCTACAAACGATTTGTATGGTGGATCATATCGATTATTTACTAAAATTTTTGAAGATTTTGGAATAAAGTTTCATTTTATAGGTATGCAGAATGCAGCTAATATTGAAAACTATATTAATGCTAATACAAAACTTATTTGGGTTGAAACACCAACAAACCCAATGATGAACATTATTGATATTATTACAACATCAAAAATCGCTAAACAACACAAAGTACTTTTAGCAGTAGACAATACTTTTGCAACGCCATATTTACAGCAGCCTTTAGAGTTAGGAGCAGATATAGTCATGCATTCTGCTACTAAATATCTTGGTGGACATAGCGACTTGGTTATGGGAGCATTAATTGTAAAAGATAAAATGTTAGCAGATAAATTATATTTTATTCAGAACGCTAGTGGTGCTATTTGTGGACCACAAGACGCATTTTTAGCACTTCGAGGAATTAAAACCTTGCATGTTAGAATGCAACGTCACTGCGAAAATGGTAAGGCTGTAGCCGAATACTTAGCAGCACATCCAAAAACAGAAAACGTATACTGGCCAGGATTTGAAACACATCCAAACCACGATATTGCAAAAGGACAAATGAAGGGTTTTGGTGGTATGATATCTTTTGTAACTAAAGGAAACAACTATGAAGACGCCATTCAAATAGTTGAAAATCTTAAAGTGTTTACTTTAGCAGAATCTTTAGGAGGTGTGGAGTCACTTTGTGGTCATCCTGCTAGTATGACACACGCTAGTATTCCCAAACAAGAACGAGAAAATATTGGTGTAGTGGATAGTTTGATTCGTTTAAGTGTAGGTATTGAGGACGTAGAAGATTTAATAAATGATTTAAAACAAGCTATAGGCTAG
- the gdhA gene encoding NADP-specific glutamate dehydrogenase: protein MKNKIEAFLDLVKQKNGNEPEFLQAVHEVAETVIPFIEENPKYQGKMLLERMVEPERTIIFRVPWIDDNGNTQVNRAFRVEFNSAIGPYKGGLRFHPSVNLSILKFLGFEQLFKNSLTTLPMGGGKGGSDFDPKGKSDNEVMRFCQSFMTELFRHIGANTDVPAGDIGVGGREIGYMFGQYKRLKNEFTGVLTGKGLSYGGSLIRPEATGYGCVYFAKNMLATKDDSFEGKTVVISGSGNVAQYACEKATQLGGKVVTMSDSSGFIHDKDGIDEDKLAFIMELKNVKRGRISEYTDEYTSATFHKGERPWNVDCDIAMPCATQNELNKEEAEALVENNVIAVAEGANMPTTPEAIEVFQKSKVLFSPGKASNAGGVATSGLEMSQNSLRYSWTREEVDAKLNQIMDDIHASCVEYGKQKDGTIDYVKGANVAGFVKVADAMLAQGVV, encoded by the coding sequence ATGAAAAACAAAATTGAAGCTTTTTTAGATTTAGTAAAGCAAAAAAATGGTAACGAGCCAGAGTTTTTGCAAGCAGTACACGAAGTTGCAGAAACCGTAATTCCGTTTATAGAAGAAAACCCAAAATATCAAGGTAAGATGTTGTTGGAACGCATGGTAGAACCAGAGCGTACTATCATTTTTAGAGTTCCTTGGATTGATGATAATGGAAACACTCAGGTCAATAGAGCGTTTAGAGTAGAATTTAACTCTGCGATTGGACCTTACAAAGGAGGTTTGCGTTTTCATCCATCTGTAAACTTAAGTATATTAAAATTTTTAGGGTTTGAGCAATTATTTAAAAACTCTTTGACCACCTTACCAATGGGTGGAGGGAAAGGAGGAAGTGATTTTGACCCTAAAGGAAAAAGCGATAACGAGGTGATGCGTTTTTGTCAATCTTTTATGACCGAATTATTTAGACACATTGGAGCTAATACAGATGTGCCAGCAGGAGACATTGGTGTTGGAGGACGAGAAATCGGCTACATGTTTGGACAATATAAGCGATTAAAAAACGAATTTACAGGCGTACTAACTGGAAAAGGGTTGTCTTATGGAGGATCTTTAATCAGACCAGAAGCTACAGGATATGGCTGTGTCTATTTTGCAAAGAACATGTTAGCAACAAAAGACGATTCTTTTGAAGGAAAAACGGTAGTTATTTCTGGATCAGGAAATGTGGCACAATATGCTTGTGAAAAAGCTACACAATTAGGTGGTAAAGTGGTTACTATGTCCGATTCTTCTGGATTTATTCATGATAAAGATGGAATTGATGAAGACAAGTTAGCTTTTATAATGGAGCTTAAAAATGTAAAGCGAGGAAGAATTAGTGAGTATACAGATGAGTACACATCTGCAACTTTCCATAAAGGCGAAAGACCATGGAACGTTGATTGTGATATAGCTATGCCATGTGCTACACAAAATGAATTAAATAAAGAAGAGGCTGAAGCATTAGTTGAAAATAATGTTATTGCAGTTGCAGAAGGTGCTAATATGCCTACTACGCCTGAAGCAATTGAAGTGTTTCAAAAGTCAAAAGTACTATTCTCTCCTGGAAAAGCATCCAATGCTGGAGGTGTTGCAACTTCTGGATTAGAGATGAGTCAAAACTCATTACGTTACAGCTGGACAAGAGAAGAGGTTGATGCAAAGCTTAACCAAATTATGGATGATATCCATGCATCTTGCGTAGAATATGGTAAACAAAAAGACGGAACTATAGATTACGTGAAAGGTGCAAATGTAGCAGGGTTTGTAAAAGTTGCAGATGCCATGTTAGCACAGGGAGTTGTATAA